TCTTCAGGCAGCCTTGTGTTTCCTATATGTTCAATTTTCTAACATGCATTAGAATACATAAACTTGTATTCTAATGATTTTACGTTTGATTTTACAACATGGAAAAAATCTGAGAAAAGACGTGacctgggaaagagagaagggagaacgCTTATCACAATGAAAATAGATACATTCATACCCAACTATATACTAAGAATATAATCCACTTAAGTTTCCAGAAATAATACTTCTCAAACCTTCCCATTCACTTATGGGAAAGATATCTCCTCTGTGGCATTAAGTGGGGGGAAATCTGTTTCAACAGAAACAGTTCACAACAGGAAAGACTTTAACTTTGGTCCACTTGTCTGTTAGCCCAAGGACAGTCACACTGCCCATCATCAGTTCAAAAACCCAACAcataaatttacaaatatattcatttgCTATTTCATTCTAAAACAGACATAGGTATTCTGTTCTCATTCCCTTCCCTTTCAGCTTGGGAATCCACTGTTGATTTGGTCTCTAAACCATCAGCATCTTCGCGATCTTCCCTGGTAGCCTCAGTACAATCTGCTTGGGtgggctctctctcctcctggtTCATGACTTCAGGGGTCACTTGTTCCAAGTCGGCTTCTAGAAGTTCAGTCTGTACTTCTACTGGCATCTGATTTACCTGCTCGACGTGCAACTCCTCCACGTGTACTTCAGTACCTTCTTCAGTCTGAATTTGACCCACTTCTAGATAACTCACCTGGACCTGCTCTGGAAGATCACTCATATGTGAATCATGCACTTGGCTGTCCTGGAGCAGATCAGGATGGACCTGTTCCACAATCATTTGTGCTGAATCCACCTGAAGCTGAAGCAATGGTAACACATGCACCTTCCCAACTTGTTCTAAAATAGCCATTGACGTCACAGGTTCAGTCTGCACATGTGTTTCTACTGAAAGAACTTCTTCAGTTACTAGACACTCTGAAATATTGTGAGTATCACTGAGATGCCTcctgaattcatttccttgcatAAACCACAAGTCACATAAAGAACAGTGGTTGGGTTTATCTCCAGTGTGTATTACCAAATGATCTTTAAACTGGTCCCAGCTGTTAAACACACTGTTACAGACCTCACATTCATAaagcttctttcttcccttttttgccCGTACTCCGGTCTGGCATGCAGTCAGATGACATTTGAGGGTGCTATTTCTGGCAAATCGTTCATGACAATTTGGACATTCAAAAGGTTTTTCACCTGTATGTTTTCGAAGATGCTCTTTAAAATGTCCAAAGTGATCAAACTGTTTCCCACAGTATTGacatatgtgaatttttttcccaGTTCTTTGCTTCTTACTGACTCTGCCTTCTTGGAGGTGGTAAGAGTTGAGGTGCTGTTTCCATGCACTCTCCCGAAGATACCTTTTATTGCATATTTCACACTTGAAACTCTCAGTGGAGTGTAATTTCATGTGTTCCTTAAAATGGTAAAACAATTTAAATGAACG
Above is a genomic segment from Neovison vison isolate M4711 chromosome X, ASM_NN_V1, whole genome shotgun sequence containing:
- the LOC122896855 gene encoding zinc finger protein 131-like, whose amino-acid sequence is MEAEEKMECLQEFPEHHKMILDRLNEQREQDRFTDITLIVDGHHFKAHKAVLAACSKFFYNFFQEFTRETLVEIEGVSKMAFRHLIEFTYTAKLMIQGEEEANDVWKAAEFLQMLEAIKALEVRNKKNSVPLEENTTGKSEAKKRKIAETSNVITESLPSAESEPVEIEVEIVEGTIEVEDEGIGTLEEVASAKQSIKYIQSTGSSDDSSLALLADITSKYQQDDRKGQIKEDGCASDPTSKQEHMKLHSTESFKCEICNKRYLRESAWKQHLNSYHLQEGRVSKKQRTGKKIHICQYCGKQFDHFGHFKEHLRKHTGEKPFECPNCHERFARNSTLKCHLTACQTGVRAKKGRKKLYECEVCNSVFNSWDQFKDHLVIHTGDKPNHCSLCDLWFMQGNEFRRHLSDTHNISECLVTEEVLSVETHVQTEPVTSMAILEQVGKVHVLPLLQLQVDSAQMIVEQVHPDLLQDSQVHDSHMSDLPEQVQVSYLEVGQIQTEEGTEVHVEELHVEQVNQMPVEVQTELLEADLEQVTPEVMNQEEREPTQADCTEATREDREDADGLETKSTVDSQAEREGNENRIPMSVLE